In one window of Azotobacter salinestris DNA:
- the ccoO gene encoding cytochrome-c oxidase, cbb3-type subunit II — MKHEVLEKNIGLLGLFMVAAVSIGGLTQIVPLFFQDVVNEPVEGMKPYTALQLEGRDIYIKEGCVSCHSQMVRPFRAETERYGHYSVAGESVWDHPFLWGSKRTGPDLARVGGRYSDDWHRAHLYNPRNVVPESKMPAYPWLVENKLTGEKTADKMEAMRTLGVPYTDKDIAGARESVKGKTEMDALVAYLQVLGTSIKTKR; from the coding sequence ATGAAGCACGAAGTACTCGAAAAGAACATCGGCCTGCTGGGCCTGTTCATGGTCGCCGCCGTCAGTATCGGCGGCCTGACCCAGATCGTTCCGCTGTTCTTCCAGGACGTCGTCAACGAGCCGGTAGAGGGCATGAAGCCCTATACCGCCCTGCAACTGGAGGGACGCGACATCTACATCAAGGAGGGCTGCGTCAGCTGCCACTCGCAGATGGTTCGCCCGTTCCGTGCCGAAACCGAGCGTTATGGTCACTACTCGGTTGCCGGCGAGAGCGTCTGGGACCATCCGTTCCTGTGGGGCTCCAAGCGCACCGGTCCCGATCTGGCCCGCGTAGGCGGCCGCTACTCCGACGACTGGCACCGCGCGCACCTTTATAACCCGCGCAACGTGGTGCCGGAATCAAAGATGCCCGCCTATCCCTGGCTGGTCGAGAACAAGCTGACCGGCGAGAAGACGGCCGACAAGATGGAAGCCATGCGCACCCTCGGCGTGCCCTACACCGACAAGGACATCGCCGGTGCCCGGGAGTCGGTCAAGGGCAAGACCGAAATGGATGCTCTGGTGGCCTATCTCCAGGTTCTCGGCACCTCCATCAAAACCAAACGGTAA
- a CDS encoding alpha/beta family hydrolase codes for MVNEQGVCIDVDQCPQDANGIGQWLWNGPAPAESHACLVLAHGAGSPMDSEFMTGMAERLAARGISVVRFEFPYMAAQRRGTGRRPPDRQARLLDCWRAIYSLLRREISKPLAIGGKSMGGRMASLLADELEAQALVCLGYPFYPAGKADRPRTAHLATLRTPTLIVQGERDAMGSRERVRGYSLSPAICLQWLAAADHDLKPLRASGFTHEHHLDTAANMVADFLQSFGRHR; via the coding sequence ATGGTGAATGAGCAAGGTGTCTGTATTGACGTAGATCAATGCCCGCAGGACGCTAATGGGATTGGGCAATGGCTGTGGAACGGTCCGGCGCCGGCCGAATCGCATGCCTGCCTGGTCCTGGCTCACGGCGCCGGATCTCCGATGGACAGCGAGTTCATGACGGGGATGGCCGAGCGCCTCGCTGCCCGCGGGATTTCCGTGGTGCGCTTCGAGTTTCCCTACATGGCGGCGCAGCGGCGGGGAACTGGCAGACGCCCTCCCGATCGGCAGGCACGCTTGCTGGACTGTTGGCGCGCGATATATTCCCTGTTGCGCCGGGAGATATCCAAGCCTTTGGCGATCGGCGGCAAGTCAATGGGCGGACGCATGGCAAGTCTGCTGGCGGACGAGCTTGAGGCCCAGGCGCTTGTCTGTCTGGGTTATCCCTTTTATCCCGCAGGCAAGGCAGACAGGCCGAGAACGGCTCACCTGGCTACGCTCAGGACACCGACTCTGATTGTGCAGGGGGAGCGTGATGCCATGGGCAGCCGGGAGAGGGTCAGGGGATATTCCTTGTCTCCGGCAATATGTCTTCAGTGGTTGGCGGCAGCCGATCATGATCTGAAGCCACTCAGGGCTTCAGGTTTTACCCATGAACACCATCTCGATACTGCTGCAAATATGGTCGCAGACTTCCTGCAATCCTTCGGTCGGCATCGCTGA
- the ccoN gene encoding cytochrome-c oxidase, cbb3-type subunit I, with translation MSTASSQTAYNYKVVRQFAIMTVIWGVIGMGLGVLIAAQLVWPELNLNLPWTSFGRLRPLHTNAVIFAFGGCALFATSYYVVQRTCHTRLISDSLAAFTFWGWQAVIVLAVITLPLGVTSSKEYAELEWPIDILIAVVWVTYAIVFFGTVIKRKTKHIYVGNWFYGAFILVTAMLHIVNNMELPVSWFKSYSLYSGATDAMVQWWYGHNAVGFFLTTGFLGMMYYFVPKQAERPVYSYRLSIVHFWALITLYIWAGPHHLHYTALPDWAQSLGMVMSVILLAPSWGGMINGMMTLSGAWHKLRNDPILRFLVVSLAFYGMSTFEGPMMAIKTVNALSHYTDWTIGHVHAGALGWVAMVSIGSLYHLIPKVFGREQMHSVDLINAHFWLATIGTVLYIASMWVNGITQGLMWRAVNQDGTLTYSFVEALEASHPGFIVRMIGGAFFVVGMLLMAYNTWRTVRVAKSTEYEAAARIVEVAH, from the coding sequence ATGAGCACAGCATCGAGTCAGACTGCTTATAACTATAAGGTGGTCCGCCAGTTCGCCATCATGACGGTGATCTGGGGGGTCATCGGAATGGGACTTGGGGTCCTCATTGCCGCACAGCTGGTGTGGCCGGAACTGAACCTCAACCTGCCGTGGACCAGCTTCGGTCGCCTGCGACCGCTGCACACCAACGCGGTGATCTTCGCCTTCGGTGGCTGCGCCCTGTTCGCTACCTCGTACTACGTGGTGCAACGCACCTGTCACACGCGCCTGATCTCCGACAGCCTGGCCGCCTTCACCTTCTGGGGCTGGCAGGCCGTGATCGTGCTGGCCGTCATTACTCTGCCGCTGGGCGTAACCAGCAGCAAGGAGTACGCCGAGCTGGAGTGGCCGATCGACATCCTGATCGCCGTGGTCTGGGTCACCTACGCGATCGTTTTCTTCGGCACCGTCATCAAGCGCAAGACCAAGCACATCTATGTAGGCAACTGGTTCTACGGAGCGTTCATTCTCGTCACCGCCATGTTGCACATCGTCAACAACATGGAGCTGCCGGTTTCCTGGTTCAAGTCCTACTCCCTCTATTCCGGCGCGACCGATGCCATGGTCCAGTGGTGGTACGGCCACAACGCCGTGGGCTTCTTCCTGACCACCGGCTTCCTCGGCATGATGTACTACTTCGTGCCCAAGCAGGCCGAGCGTCCGGTCTACTCCTATCGCCTGTCCATCGTCCACTTCTGGGCCCTGATCACCCTCTACATCTGGGCCGGCCCGCACCACCTGCACTACACCGCGCTGCCGGACTGGGCACAGTCGCTCGGCATGGTGATGTCGGTCATCCTGCTGGCTCCGAGCTGGGGCGGCATGATCAACGGCATGATGACCCTGTCGGGTGCCTGGCATAAGCTGCGCAACGACCCGATCCTGCGCTTCCTGGTAGTTTCCCTGGCCTTCTACGGCATGTCCACCTTCGAAGGCCCGATGATGGCGATCAAGACCGTCAACGCCCTGTCCCACTACACCGACTGGACCATCGGCCACGTTCATGCCGGCGCCCTCGGCTGGGTAGCCATGGTGTCCATCGGCTCGCTGTATCACCTGATTCCGAAGGTCTTCGGTCGCGAGCAGATGCACAGCGTCGACCTGATCAACGCCCACTTCTGGCTGGCCACCATCGGTACCGTGCTGTACATCGCCTCCATGTGGGTCAACGGCATCACCCAGGGCCTGATGTGGCGCGCGGTGAACCAGGACGGCACTCTGACCTACTCCTTTGTCGAGGCACTGGAAGCCAGCCACCCCGGCTTCATCGTGCGGATGATCGGCGGCGCCTTCTTCGTCGTCGGCATGCTGCTGATGGCCTACAACACCTGGCGTACCGTGCGTGTCGCCAAATCGACTGAATACGAAGCTGCCGCCCGAATCGTCGAGGTTGCCCACTAA